A stretch of Methanosphaerula palustris E1-9c DNA encodes these proteins:
- a CDS encoding 6-bladed beta-propeller: protein MRSSYFLYIFCILLLCCSVQVVWAEGGYVYTTQWGSSGSGDGQFNQPSGVAVDSDGNIYVVDTNNFRIQKFNATGGFTTQWGGSGPGDGQFNNPEGVAVDNNGNVYIADRDNNRIQKFNSSGGFLMKWGSIGSGDGQFNQPSGVALDSAGNVYVTDKQNNRIQKFNSSGGFLMKWGSEGSGDGQVHWPSGVAVDNTGSVYVVDSYNHRIQKFNATGGFITKWGSEGTGDGQFKSPTGVAVDSVNNVYVVDTGNDRIQKFNSSGGFITTGGSFGHGDGQFWSPEGITADSANNVYVVDTLNDRIQKFNATGGFITKWGSALGSFDGQFSGLSDVAVDSTGNVYVAESGNCRIQKFNATGGFITKWGSEGSGDGQFNGPTGIAVDSADNVYVVEIWNCRIQKFNSTGGFLMKWGSYGSGDGQFNKPSGIAVDSAGNIYVTDANKCQVQKFDQNGTFVTQWGSFGTGDEQFFYPNDITVDNAGNVYVVDSDNPRIQKFNSTGGFITKWDSFSTGNGQFNRPCGVAVDSAGNVYVTCFQILYTCGPPELIQSRVQKFTPNGTFITEWGSLGSGDGQFNRPSGVAVDSAGNVYVADSGNNRIQKFALVITPVPPSGNTPLDLNHDGLYEDINGDGIADFNDVVLFFNQMDWIAENEPISAFDFNRNGQIDFNDIVMLFNEQ, encoded by the coding sequence ATGAGATCTTCGTATTTTTTGTATATATTCTGTATTCTACTCCTGTGTTGCAGCGTCCAGGTCGTCTGGGCCGAAGGGGGGTATGTGTACACCACACAATGGGGCAGTTCTGGTTCAGGAGACGGGCAGTTCAACCAGCCATCTGGAGTCGCAGTGGACAGCGACGGAAACATATACGTTGTCGATACGAATAACTTCCGGATCCAGAAATTCAATGCAACCGGCGGATTCACCACACAATGGGGCGGTTCTGGCCCGGGAGACGGACAATTCAATAATCCTGAAGGTGTTGCAGTGGACAACAACGGCAACGTCTATATCGCCGACAGGGATAACAACCGGATCCAGAAGTTCAATTCGTCCGGGGGATTCCTCATGAAATGGGGCAGTATTGGTTCGGGAGACGGGCAGTTCAACCAGCCATCTGGTGTCGCGCTGGATAGTGCTGGCAATGTCTACGTGACCGACAAGCAGAACAACCGGATCCAGAAGTTCAATTCGTCCGGGGGATTCCTCATGAAATGGGGCAGTGAAGGCTCAGGAGACGGGCAGGTCCACTGGCCATCTGGTGTCGCGGTGGACAACACAGGAAGCGTCTACGTAGTCGACTCGTATAACCACCGGATCCAGAAGTTCAATGCAACCGGTGGATTCATCACAAAATGGGGCAGTGAAGGCACAGGAGACGGGCAGTTCAAGAGTCCAACAGGTGTCGCAGTGGACAGCGTCAATAACGTCTACGTGGTCGACACGGGGAACGATCGAATTCAGAAATTCAATTCGTCCGGTGGATTCATCACCACAGGGGGCAGTTTTGGCCATGGGGACGGGCAGTTCTGGTCTCCAGAGGGGATCACGGCGGACAGTGCCAATAACGTCTACGTGGTCGACACCTTGAACGATCGGATCCAGAAGTTCAATGCAACCGGCGGATTCATCACAAAATGGGGGAGCGCTCTTGGCTCGTTTGACGGGCAGTTCAGCGGATTATCTGATGTCGCAGTGGACAGCACCGGCAACGTCTACGTGGCTGAATCAGGAAACTGCCGGATCCAGAAGTTCAATGCAACCGGCGGATTCATCACAAAATGGGGCAGTGAAGGCTCAGGAGACGGACAGTTCAACGGGCCAACTGGTATCGCGGTGGATAGCGCCGACAATGTCTACGTGGTCGAAATATGGAACTGCCGAATCCAGAAGTTCAATTCGACTGGCGGATTCCTCATGAAATGGGGCAGTTATGGTTCAGGAGACGGGCAATTCAACAAGCCATCTGGTATCGCAGTGGACAGTGCCGGCAATATCTACGTCACCGATGCGAATAAATGCCAGGTCCAGAAGTTCGATCAAAACGGCACATTCGTCACGCAATGGGGCAGTTTCGGCACGGGGGACGAGCAGTTCTTCTATCCCAATGACATCACAGTGGACAACGCAGGGAATGTCTACGTGGTCGACTCAGATAACCCCCGAATCCAGAAGTTCAATTCGACTGGCGGATTCATCACAAAATGGGACAGTTTTAGCACGGGGAACGGGCAGTTCAACCGGCCATGTGGTGTCGCAGTGGACAGCGCGGGAAACGTTTATGTGACCTGCTTCCAGATTTTGTACACCTGTGGTCCTCCCGAGTTGATTCAATCCCGGGTCCAGAAGTTCACGCCGAATGGCACGTTCATCACGGAATGGGGCAGTCTGGGGTCAGGGGATGGGCAGTTCAACCGGCCATCTGGTGTCGCGGTGGACAGCGCAGGAAACGTCTACGTCGCTGACTCGGGGAACAACCGGATCCAGAAGTTTGCCCTGGTCATCACGCCGGTACCCCCATCCGGAAACACTCCCCTGGACCTCAACCATGACGGACTCTATGAGGACATCAATGGCGACGGGATCGCAGACTTCAATGACGTGGTCCTCTTCTTCAACCAGATGGACTGGATCGCCGAGAACGAACCGATCAGTGCCTTCGACTTCAACAGGAACGGCCAAATCGATTTCAATGATATCGTCATGCTCTTCAACGAACAGTAG
- a CDS encoding SOS response-associated peptidase, which produces MPVRKSPGTFPPGRRASGDPRIAGTGQSPPPEELPYSLAVKAGVMTRHRSHGKPRDRVIWWNRSTATKTVAMIAEGGYLQWGEDGFPVPLTSHDSRPIHCEVERDDGSGTDSRGVGIDEQGPADRGYLTCTIITMEANNLVTPTHYRMPAIPGHIPLKRWSPTGS; this is translated from the coding sequence TTGCCAGTACGAAAAAGCCCGGGGACCTTTCCACCGGGAAGAAGGGCGTCCGGAGATCCACGAATCGCCGGTACCGGCCAATCACCTCCACCCGAAGAACTCCCCTATTCCCTGGCGGTGAAGGCCGGGGTGATGACACGGCACCGGTCTCATGGTAAACCACGGGATCGTGTGATCTGGTGGAACCGTTCAACGGCGACAAAGACGGTTGCCATGATCGCTGAGGGAGGCTATCTCCAGTGGGGTGAGGATGGATTCCCAGTCCCGCTCACTTCCCACGACAGCCGGCCCATTCATTGCGAGGTCGAGCGGGATGATGGTTCGGGAACCGACAGCAGAGGGGTCGGCATCGATGAGCAGGGTCCTGCCGATCGGGGATATCTGACCTGCACGATCATCACGATGGAGGCTAATAACCTCGTTACGCCAACCCACTACCGTATGCCGGCGATCCCCGGCCATATCCCCCTGAAGCGATGGTCGCCTACCGGGTCTTGA
- a CDS encoding Fic family protein: MTRIPEKPPDEKELLATHYKEFMDLLQQYHNTGPEAGSIVVLVRKYNELEYIHWDDLRRKNLPVDPAIFWLLLKFLRSSQFRTIRIGPESFGFAVLERFQQALHLVDKSSPATFDGFMGMPPSETAKQQYLIDSLMEEAIASSRLEGAATTRDVAKKFLREGKQPRTNGERMIWNNYLTITWLQEIRDKPLTPALIREIHEEITRGTLEETADETEFRESNEILVKDRADQTVVYHDPPDFNQIPPMIDDLCRFANDEETFVHPIVKAIVIHFLIGYIHPFNDGNGRMARALFYWFVLKHRYDLFEYLSISRLFLDAPAQYTRAYLFAETDGNDMTYFIDFNLRTIGRALDSLRKYIATKRQEEEASLRLVEELPGLSFRQAAILKEFITHPFQPFTVAEIAGTYHVALQTARHDLQTLERLGRVRSMRDGKRQVFLYQQRDQ, from the coding sequence ATGACACGAATCCCAGAGAAGCCCCCGGACGAGAAGGAACTGCTCGCAACCCATTACAAGGAGTTCATGGACCTGCTCCAGCAGTACCATAATACCGGCCCGGAAGCCGGATCGATTGTGGTGCTGGTGCGGAAGTACAACGAACTGGAATACATCCACTGGGACGACCTGCGGCGGAAGAATCTGCCGGTCGACCCGGCCATCTTCTGGCTGCTCTTAAAATTCCTCAGGTCAAGCCAGTTCAGGACGATCCGGATCGGCCCCGAATCCTTCGGCTTCGCCGTGCTCGAGCGATTCCAACAGGCACTGCACCTGGTGGACAAATCGTCGCCGGCGACCTTCGACGGGTTCATGGGGATGCCGCCGAGCGAGACGGCGAAGCAGCAGTACCTGATCGACTCGCTGATGGAGGAGGCGATCGCGTCGAGCAGGCTCGAGGGTGCAGCGACGACACGCGACGTGGCCAAGAAGTTCCTGCGCGAAGGGAAACAGCCGCGGACGAACGGAGAACGGATGATTTGGAACAACTACCTGACGATCACCTGGCTCCAGGAGATCCGCGACAAGCCCCTGACCCCTGCGTTGATCCGGGAGATTCACGAGGAGATCACGCGGGGGACGCTCGAAGAGACGGCGGACGAGACAGAGTTCCGCGAATCGAACGAGATCCTGGTCAAGGACAGGGCCGACCAGACGGTGGTCTATCATGATCCGCCCGATTTCAATCAGATCCCCCCGATGATCGACGACCTCTGCCGGTTCGCGAATGATGAGGAGACGTTCGTGCACCCGATCGTCAAGGCGATCGTGATCCACTTCCTGATCGGGTACATCCATCCGTTCAACGACGGGAACGGGCGGATGGCCCGGGCGCTCTTCTACTGGTTCGTCCTCAAGCACCGGTACGACCTCTTCGAATACCTCTCGATCTCGCGCCTCTTCCTCGATGCGCCGGCACAGTATACACGGGCCTACCTGTTCGCAGAGACCGACGGCAACGACATGACCTACTTCATCGACTTCAACCTCAGGACGATCGGCCGGGCGCTCGACTCCCTCCGGAAGTACATCGCGACGAAACGACAGGAGGAAGAGGCGTCGCTCCGGCTCGTCGAGGAATTGCCGGGGCTCTCGTTCCGGCAGGCAGCGATCCTGAAGGAGTTCATCACCCACCCGTTCCAGCCGTTCACCGTCGCCGAGATCGCCGGCACCTATCATGTGGCGCTCCAGACGGCACGACACGACCTGCAGACACTCGAGCGGCTCGGGAGGGTGCGGTCGATGCGGGATGGAAAACGGCAGGTCTTCCTGTACCAGCAAAGAGACCAGTAA